CCTTCCACTGCACCTGCACtttgcacaggaggagggagaagaagacTGCCAAAAGTCAAAGGCGCCTCCTGCAGTTTAATTATCTCTTCAACATTGCCTGGAAACACAGTGTCTCCCCTACAGTACAACAGGGCCTCACGGCGGTGCAGCTCTTCAAACGCTGGGTGGAGCCCAGGAGAGCTCCACCCTCTTTGGCACCCAgagccagcaaagaggaggagcagACCTGAGCAGCTTAAGGAGGCAGCCTTGTAGCCGTCCCCAGGCGGTGCCTGCCTGCAGCCAAGGGGCTGGGGGACAGCAGAATTCACACTCGCCTCAGAAGTGAGGCCGCCGCTTCCGACTGGTGTACTTGGTGTCTGCCCGCACTTCCCTGCAGGTGCAAGACAGTTTGAGGTCAGGACACAGAGTGGTGtgaatgccgggggggggggggagaggaggctttGCCTCTGCAGGCCGAGCCACTGACGCAGGCTCCACTTACTtgccctgccgccgccgccgctccttCTTCTCAAGAACCCAATCCCGGCTCTTCTTGACTGACCTCCCTTTGGCGTTCCTGAATCGCATCCTGGAGGCAGAGATGGGGGCACAGTCAGATACCAGCCCAGTCACCACCACCCTGGCCTGCTTCAGCAGCTCTCCGTCTCCTCCCCTACTTGACCTGCTGCACTCCCCGAAAAGGtcagcctgcctccccccatctcccTGGGCAAAGTGCAGGCCCCAAACAGTATGACAGGCAGAGAATGACTGCCGGCAGGATGTCAGAGGCAGGAAAAGGGGGCACCCCAAAGCTGCTGGTCACCCCCACGATGCACCTCAGGCTCTTGCTATCAGTCTCCCCACAAGCCGCGGAGGGTGGCAGGGGTTGCCCTCAGCTGCTCCAGTGGAGGAGACGTTTCTGACTCATGGAACCACCTGCAATGCCCCTCTTCCTTCAGATGCCCTGCGGCAGCCAGGACAGGAGGCCCAGGTCCAGCCTCCGCCCTCAGGCCGTCTAGCATGGGGGGGGTGCATGAGGATAACACAAAGCAGCCTGGCCCTGGGCCTCAGACCAGAACTCTTTGTTCCCCTCAGCTTCTGGAAGAAGGCAGGGACAGAACCTCTAAGCAGCAGCTGTACTTGTGCTTTGGGGTAAAAATGCAAGCTGAAAAGTGGAGTCTGCGTGTTCTGCAAATAAACCTACAgatgtagcagaccagtttcctcaaGTCCAGCTGTAGCTAAAACCATccttcagcttcccccccccaaaagcagcaaCTCTGCACCCCATACCTTTCACTGGTGAACTTGGCCTGCACTGCCTCTTCCCCAGCACACTCAGCACCCAGGCCCTGAAAAACAAAACCCTCTGGTAGCCTCAGGAAGGAGGGAAGGTCACACATCGAggaccaggggtgtgtgtgactgagCTCCAAGTTCCACATGGCTCCccctggagaagcagcagcttgcAAAGAGGCTTACTCCACATGAAGTGCCCCCACTCCTTGACCACAAGGACTACAGTGGTCAAAATTCAAGCACGCCCAATTCCAACCTGTCCTGCCCCTCAGGAAAAGGCAAGTCTGCTTCCTCCAACCTTCTGGGAGCTCTGTGCTTTGATGGCGGCTGAAGACCAACTTTGTTAACAAAAGTCAGAAAGCAGTCAGACGCTGTGGGGAGCCATCAAGCATCTCCTTCGACCCTCCTTGCTGCAGCAACGGGAACAGGCAAGAGGATCTGCCTGGACGTGTCCCCACACCACTTGTAGGCAAAGGCACCACCCCTTCGTGGCTCACCCCCAGGATTCCCACACTATTCCGTTACCTTTGGCAGTGTGCCACTGGTGCCAACAAAGAGACAGAGAAAAAACCTGGAAGAAAaagcaaccggggggggggggttaaacacCTCTTGCTTAGCACCAGCGACCCCAGGCCCCCCTCCAAGGGGCATAAGGAGCTACCATAGAAATGACCATGGACCATCAACTGAATTAGCAGCAGGTCTCAAAGCTGGCCCTGCCACGCGAGTTCTTTTAGCAGGGCTGAACTGCCACACCCAGCCTGTGCCCTGGCATGGATCTGGGTCTCCTCCCTGTGGTCAAGAGTGAGAAGAGCCCAGCAGgctccaggtggggcagagctGCTGACCTGCAGCCCATTAGTGGGATGGGGCTCCATCAGGCAGACCCATTCTGGTCTGACTCTGCAGAAGGGCAGCCTCTTGTAGGGAGATGACAGGCTCTGCCAGAGAACCACCCAGGATGCAGCTTTGGTACATCCAAGTGCCATAGAGAACTGGACAGGAGGTGTTCAGAAGTTCCCTCTGTCTATAGCGCTCTGTGGCCAAGGAGAAAGGTCTGGGTCTAGGACACACCATCCTGCTGGACAGAGGATTCTCACAGTAACCGAAGAACAGGCTGGCTTACGGTAGCCCCTCCCACTGTCCTGGTCCTGTGAGCTTTGGCTTCCTCTCccgagcccaaagagcccccccccattcctcctgACAGAGGACTTACTTCTTGGCTTTGGCACTGTTGGGGAAGTCCACCACCAGGCCGCCCGTGAAGCCTGCTTTCATGGCTTGCGTGGTGATGAGTTCcagctggaggaggagagagagaacacgTGCAGGCATGCACACGCACAGTAACTGGACTGGTCTAAGCTGAACTGGCCTAGGCTCCGTCCCATAACAGGACCCCCGAAGTATCCGAAGCTGCTAGTCCTCAAGACAATTCACTTCTAGTACAAACCCTTGCCGCTTGCTCCTGCAGGAGATCAGAGGACTACCAGCTCAGGCACGAAAGACACTCCTATTGCCTTTCATAACCAGGTGCAAACTTTGGAGCAGACAATGAACAAAGACCTTCACTTCCCCTAGTGAGCTCCCCTGTGTCCTCACCAGCTGGGAACAGTTTCTTCAAATGACTATTACCAGAGTGAGGAGCACTGGGCCGCAATCCTATACGTATGTACCCAAGAgaaagccccactaaacacaatcggccttacatctgagtaaatatatATGAGTGCTATGCGCCCCTCTCCTGAAAGCAAAGAAGCAAAGGTTTCTGGGATGGCTTCACTTTAACCCAGACATCATCCTCTTGCAGGAAAAGGGAGGCAAAAGGAAAGAGAGTGCCAACAGTGTTGAACTCAGTCTCCCTAGGCAGCTCCCCCAGAAGACCTGTTGGCCTTTTGCACACACAAGCAAAGCTTGAGTTCTTGGGGGCCTCCAGGCTTGAGAGCAGCCCTTGCTGGCCTGCTCAGAACCTTTCAGAGGGAAGGGcagcacctccctccctctctgtggCAGCTCTGACTCTGTCACAGTCACACCTAAGcctgtgtccccccccccgacacacctGCTGAGCATTTTCCGGGTACAATTGGAGGACAGCACGGGCTCCGTGggcctgggggaagaggaggggaaaagCAGAGTTTGAGGAGAGGCACTCTGCACCCAGGCTGCCTGCAGCACACCAAGAAGAAGCACATGGAACCAGAGAAAGCCTCTTCCTACCGCAGGGGTGGTGGCTGCCAGGTCAATTTGGCAACTACAGCCTAGGCTGCGGGACTGAAGCCCTGTCAGCAATGGTGCCACCTCGCTCCCCTTCCCCATCAATTTCCCTTACGGAGAGCCTCAGTGTTGCATCTGATGGGAAAAGAAATGCCAAGAGATAAGCTGAATTCAGCACCACTGCCAATGGACATCACAGGCAGGCAGGGCGTGTGCAGTCGCCGTTTTCTCTGTCTGGATCCAGCCAGGACAATGATACAGCCAGCCCACCTTCTGGGACTGGTGTGCAACAGCCAAGGGGGCATTGAAGCCCACTGGACCAGGGCAGGTGGTTGCAAACTATCCAGTGGGATGACCAGTAAGATCATCACCGGCAGGTTTCTTAGGACCAAATGCAAGGATGCTTGTGTGTGTTCCAGCTTGGCTGTCTTGGAGAAAGCATCTGCCTCCCCGAAGATCAGAGGTGTCAGGGACCTGCGCCTACCTATCCTCCTGATGGCAGAAGGAACAGGTTAGGCAAAAAGAGGGAAGCCCCAGCAGGTGCAAAAAAAGGGGTCTGCCATCACCTCCCAGCTCCTTGTTGCTCCCACTGATAGCTGCCCTCTTGGCCTCcttggggaagggcaggtggagcACCAGCTTAGCCAGCAAAAGGTCCTTcagcagcatctccagataggtatgcagggctgggaaagaccccaggCCCTGCTGtggtctgagctcagcagagaaaCTGCATGAAGGCCACATCACACTGTCCTTTGGCTTCCAGACTCCATCCGTCTGCACAAGCTCCTGGCACATGGGGTGGTGGCAGCTAGAAATCAGCTGCAGCTCTGCAGCACCTCCCACCTCCTTTGGAAGAAGAGTAAGacgatggaagggggcagcagcactTACCAAAGCGGTGTAGAGCGTGGAGAAGAACCGATGCAGCCGCCTGGGAGGACTGTGCGTCTTCTTGTCAGCACTGCAGAGCCACTGCACCGCAGAAATGCTGCAGGACAGAAGGGGTGTCCAGCAGCCTGCCAGGCCCAGCGCCTTGGAAACCAGATCCTCCCCCTGAACAGAGCCAGGCTGCAGCTCTTCCTCGCCAGCCAAGCTGTTGTCCTACCTGATGCAGCCATCAAACATCCCCGGCCGGAACGGAATCCCCTGGCCCATGTCAGCCAGCATCAGGTCTCCCTCCACTTCCCTCTCCAGAGCCACGTCTGTTAAGAATAAAAGACACAAGCTTGTTCCTGCCCAACCTAGTCCAAAGCAGAAAGGActgaggggtgggtgggcgggcgggcgggcgaggaTCAACTCACCTAGCATGGCAGAGCTGATGTCCAGGCCAACCCAGCAATGTCCCTCTTCTGAGAGGTAGTCTCCACTCAGACAGGAGCCACAACTGGGAGGAAGCACACAACGCACACCAGTGAGTTGTCCTCTCTGGCCAGAGGATTTGGGGACTCCTGAGCTGCAGGCAGGCAATCTGTGAGGCCCCTGGCTCATAAAATCTGGCTGCCATAAACCCACCATCGTGCAAGGGAGTCATTTATACAAttttccccaaagcagcatccAAACAAAACCAGCCACATCAGTTTTCCAGTGAAAACAAAGTCAGCCATCACGCTCAACGCAGCCCAGAAAAGATCATGGTGTGTTCTGAGATTGCACTTCAGGTTTGACCTTTCAAAAGGCAAACGACACTTGCAATTGCTGACACTTTGCCAGTCACGGAGAAGCACCACTGAGGAAGGAAAAGGCTTCACGAGGTCAGGGCAGAATGCGGCTCGCTGCACTGGTGCCTGGCCCTGCAGTCATTACAGGGGTTGTTGGTTCAAGTCCCCAGTGGGCACAGAGCAACTGTGGTATGCAGCAGAGTCTGGCTGTTGGGTGTTCATACCCTGCCTCAGAGAGAGATCCTGACCCCCCAAAGACCAGGCAAGGTTGCAGGTATGGTCTCTCTTGatagggggagagggagggctgtGGCTCAGCAGAAGATCACGTGCTTCACACGCAGAAGGTCTTGGATGTAatttcaagagagagagagaagctaaaGCAGCAGGACTGGGAAACTTGTCCCTTGTCTCAGTTCTTGAAGCAGTGCTGCTAACAAGAGCGGGCAATCCTGGGAGCTCTGGGGCAATACGAGTTGAACCAACTAGGGAAAGGTCCACAGCTCCATTCCCGACAGCAGCTTCAGGTGGGGCTGCCTGAGGACCTGGAGAGTCGCTGCCTGTCAGGACAGGCACTACTGAACTGGCCCAACGGCTCAACTCACGCAAAGCAGCTTCACATGCTGTTCAGCATCCCAGTCCCAAACCTCTACTGAGGCGAGCGACCTTTCAGTTCCCTGCCAGGCTAACAAAACTGAACTGGCTTTTGAAGAATTTGTCTACTGCAGACACATCTGTGCTATTTGACCTTGTTCCCCAGGAACAGATCAGCCTCCTCCAAGTCTTGAGTGCTCATGCCTTGGGGTCTCATGATTCAGAGACAGAGAAAGCAGCCAATTTACCCTACGTCCAGCAAGAAACAAGGGCGGTCCTCTGCGAGACCCAGCAGTTCCACAGCCCGCTCCGTCATCTGTGACTGGATCTCAACCATCCGTGAACTGGAAggcagaagcgggggggggggggaagaacagaGGTGAACAAACCCATGCAGTGGAGTTCAAGCATGGATATTTGCCAGGCTGTTTGAGActcaggaaatgggggggggataccCAAAAGAACTCCCAGCCTCTTCTAGATCTCCAGCCAGAACAACCCATGTTCCATGCTCAACAAATTAGGCCAGCTTAGAAACAGCTGCTCACCACAGAACCCATGGCAAGAAACAACTGCCTCAGGTACTCAGACCCCCctttttgcttgttctttttttGTGTCCAAAAGCACGAAAGGCCAAGTAGAGTCTACAAAAATTTGTGGCAAGCTGGACCACACTCTCTCTACTGCCCAGTGCACTCCCAGTTTTAACAAGCGCGTTTGTACCTACGTTCACAACACTCACCAATCCTCCTCCTTTTCAACTCTTCACTCCCACCCATGGTTCTGTTCTCTCTTACAAGGGAACTGGCCTTCCCTGGCTGTGCTTTGCAACCCAGGAACTAATCACTGCCAGCCTTGGGCTCTATTCTGATAACTGCTTTTCTCTGCCAGACGCTCCTTGAGCCCTTTTCCCTGTGCCGAATTGAGGGACATCCAGGCACAGCCCCTGTTCACGCTGCACAGGAACTCCTGCCTCAGCCTGGAGCACCTTGCCTGCGCTGTCTGCATTTTCGTTCACGCGCAGCAGGGACACCCTGGCTCAGTCTCAGGCAATGCTTAAGAACAGCAACATACAGAATGTTAGTCCACACTTTGTAGCGCCCTTCCTgcgaggagctcagggtggtgtgcagcATTcatccctccttctgtcctcgcAACAACCTGCGAGGCGAGTGAGGCAAGAGTGCGACTGGCCCAAGGCcgccaggaagcttcgtggccgAGGGGATCTGAGCCCGGCTCTGCCAGGGCCAGCTCCCAAACCCCTGCACCGCCCGGGCTCTGCAGACAAGTAGGCCGATCCGTGGCATCTGCACAGTCTTACTTGTGTGTGTATTTCCGGGCTTCGGCTTCATCGTAGAACTGGGAAGGAAGCGGAGACGGGAGGTGAGGCCGCTGGGAAGCCCACCAAGGCAGCAGCCCCAGAGTCTGCCCCGGAGCGggggcgtagctgggggggcggagcggtccctccctttggagccattctaggcggggggggcaaaacacagCCGAATggctggctgctccgcccccctccggctacgccaccgcctgGGAAGGGGAACAGCAGCtacccccgccgggaatggctccgaagggagccCCCCCGCCAGCccgagtgctccgcccccccagcCTGGGACGCCGAGCACGGTCCCGCGGAGCTCGCTCCCGGGAGGGCAGAAGGGCGAGGCCGGCTCTACTCCGGCTGCCCGCCCGGAGGGGACACTGGCGGACCGGCCTCCCCCCACAGCCGAGCGTCTCGTGGCCGCGAGTTCCGCAGGCGCGGAGGGTCCGGGGCCGCAGGGTCACCTGCAGGCCCCGCCCACCCGATCCTCACCAGCTCGGGGGGCCCGCGGTGCTCGGGCCTCTTCCCGCTGGCCGCCATTCGTTCCACCGGTGGTTGCTACGCCACGCGGAGCGCAGCGCCGCCCATTGGCCAAGAGGACTACCCGTCTGCGGACCCCGTCCGCCGATTGGCTCAGTAGGACTCCGCCCCTTCCACCGTGGGAGGCGGTGCCTGAGTCGGTCCCGCCCTTCAGCCGCAGGTCGCCCTGGCGGCCGTGCTCGAGCTGCGCGTGCGCACTGTGAGAGCCCTCCACGCACGCCTCTTCGGGGACGCGCACGTCGCGGCGTTGCCGATGGTTGGTCGGGTGGtagctcctcctccccctttgctgaGGTGGCTCCGGCGGCCGCGCGATGGAGGAAGCGGTGGCGCTGGTGGGGCTCTCGCTGCTCCTCGGAGCCCTcgtgctgtggctgctgctgggccGGACGACGCCCGGCGGGAAGGAAGAGGCGGGCGCGCGCGCGGAAAACGGTGAGGGACTTGACCAGGCCGCGCCTCCTCCTGTCGGGCTTGGGTGGCCACGCCCTCCGTGCTGGGGGCGGGGCCTGGTCGAGACGCTCCGTGCGGGGGGCGGGGCGCCGGAGTCCCAAGCACGCTTCCTGTAGAGTGCGGTGGCTGAGCAGGTCCCGCCGAGTGGCTTCTgagtcggtggcgtagctggagggggcggggcacccagtctggcagggagcctcggcGCGGTGGACACGCGGCCCctgccttcggagccattcccggcgggggggaaACGGAACCGTACAGGGGAGGAAGAGAGCCgtaccccccctccagctacgccaccgctctgAGTAAGCCCACTAGGGCTGCTGCGTGGCTCTCCCAGGACTGATGGGGGTGTCCGGGCTGCCCACTGAAGGGGCGAGCGGAGCACCAAGTATGGAGAGCTCTGAACCGCTCCCTGCGTTGCCGGCTGGACAGTGGCGCAGCTGGAGGGGTGCAGAgtgctaagctttgcagggagcctcactgtgcccTGTGAGTGCAtgtctgttttgcacccaccccccagaatggctccctgcaaagcttagcactctgcacccctccagctatgccactggctggcagCCCCTCCTCGCTCATCATCCCTGTACGGACTCCTGCCTTGCTTGGGTCTGGCCGGCAGCTGCTTTGCCAGCTCCTGGCTCTTCACAgggctcctgggaggcagcgtctGTTCCTTGGCAAAGTTGATCTTGTGTTTTTGGTCTTGCTCCTACAGAGCAGAAACTGAACGGTGAAGCGGCCAGTAAAGCCCCAGGCCCAaagaggcagaagcagcagcagcgcatCCGCAAGGAGAAGCCCCAGCAGCACTCCTTTGCACACCCGCTCCTGGCTGCGGCTCTCAAGGTGAGCTGCCGTGGCTGCCATGCCACCTCCCATGGGTTGGGGAACAGACTTGGCTGGCCTCACCTGTGTTCAGAGCCAGCTGTCCTGTGCTTGGATTCCTCCTGGACATATGACTCCAGTTCGTAGTTGGACGTGTATCAAGTAGAGGCAGGAGAGCGATCGAACTAATCCCCTGCCTGTTCTCAGAAGGTTTATGGAAAAAAAGACCATCTCGGTGTCGTGATTGCTGCATGCAGcatctgggttttagaggtaggctgtctCCGAACACCAGGTACAAGGgtatggcaacaggatgcaagaatcttgtgtgctcccagaggcatcagcTGGGCTGCTGCAAGATGCAGGAATCTGAACTGGATGGGCCCTTGGGCTGATCCGGCAGGACTCTTGCTGTGTCCTTATGAACTTATTAaaattagggcgcaatcgtaactccttatgtcagtactttctggcactgacataaggccagtgcaggtccgaggtaagggaacaaacattcccttactttgaggagttctctgtgagtgacacccaactgcaggatgcagcacgtgccccgttggcacagctatgccagtgctggaaagcactgacgtaaggggttaggattgggccctcagtcttactGAAATCTAAAACACGGTTTTGCTGCATGTGCCTTTGCCTGTCAGTGAGATCTAGGCTTGAGGACGTCAGAGAACCATCTCGTTGGATAAGAGGAAACCACCTAGCCACTCAGTCCCACCTTTTTACCTAGACTAGTGAGCTTGGTTTCCAGTTGGTGGGCATACATGCTGGTCTTTGCAGGAAGGTGGACCAGGAGCTGTTGTCCCTGGGACAGCCCAGGCACGATGACGAATCAGTCCATCACTTTCCAACATGGATTTTTAGAACTGGCTTTTCAAATCAAGGACCTCGGGGTGTGGGGATTCCAGGGTAGTGGCTCTTGCCAGGCAGTCTCTCTGGGAGGCTACAAATCTTCCAAAATAAGCAAAAAATGTAGTGGGGGCATGGTATCCTTATAGGAGGTAAGTTTAACCCACAGCTTCGTGAAGAGAATTGaagcaggtgggggagggagaaatggaggAGAGAAGTAGGTGGAGTTTCAGGCTCCAGGTCCCCACAGTTGTTGGCCGCGTTTGGAAAGACTGGACGTTGCCCACTTGTCTGGCTCTGCATTCCCCCATCGCAATGTTATGGGCCAAATTCAAATGCTTTTTTAGCACTGTAGTCAGTCGTTCATCGCCCCTGCTTGGaacatgttgggggggggttgttgctCAGCAGCAGAGTCCCGGCTCTGTCTGCACATGTTTCCCCCAGTCCAGTCTCGGCCAAGAGAAGCTTATGCCCAAAGCCCTGCACAGCTGCCGCCAGTCAGTGCTGCGTGCCTCGAGGAGAGTTGCTCAGCAGAACACGGCGTCCCCTGCCCATGCGCTGGGGCTTCTTTCTTGTGTGGTGGTCATGAGGCCAAAGCCAGTCCCCTGGGTGTTCTGCAGGGCCACAGTGGAAGCATCACCTGTCTGGACTTCAGCAGCAATGGGAAGTACCTGGCATCCTGTGCTGATGACCGCACAGTGCGCATCTGGAGCACCAAGGACTTCCTGGAGCGGGAGCACCGCTGTATGCGGGCCAACGTGGAGCTAGACCACGCCACCCTCGTCCGCTTCTGGCCAGACTCCAGGTGAGAAGGTGTGCCGGACTAGAGCAAGGGAGCCCCTGATTGACTCCTCTGGGAAACTGGGAGGGGAAGTAGGAGTAGCAGGGGGAGTTGTTTCAGTCAAGGTGGTACCTCTGCATTCCATGTGCCTCTGGCTACCTCTGAcagcggggtgggagggatgcTTGTGCCCTACTTCTGGACTTTCTGGCTGGACATCTCTGGCTGACTGTTCCAGGATGCAGGAGGTTGGCCGTGATACCTGTGGGCTGGTCTGGTGAGACTCTCCTGGTGCTTGAAAGTTCATTTCTACCTGCAGAGTGTGCGAAAAGCAACGCTGCTCAGTTTGGT
The DNA window shown above is from Tiliqua scincoides isolate rTilSci1 chromosome 8, rTilSci1.hap2, whole genome shotgun sequence and carries:
- the LOC136658788 gene encoding probable 18S rRNA (guanine-N(7))-methyltransferase: MAASGKRPEHRGPPELFYDEAEARKYTHNSRMVEIQSQMTERAVELLGLAEDRPCFLLDVGCGSCLSGDYLSEEGHCWVGLDISSAMLDVALEREVEGDLMLADMGQGIPFRPGMFDGCISISAVQWLCSADKKTHSPPRRLHRFFSTLYTALAHGARAVLQLYPENAQQLELITTQAMKAGFTGGLVVDFPNSAKAKKFFLCLFVGTSGTLPKGLGAECAGEEAVQAKFTSERMRFRNAKGRSVKKSRDWVLEKKERRRRQGKEVRADTKYTSRKRRPHF